The following coding sequences lie in one Bdellovibrionales bacterium genomic window:
- the rlmN gene encoding 23S rRNA (adenine(2503)-C(2))-methyltransferase RlmN — MVKTSFYRHTFRELQKLCGSHQLVPDTSRHLYNWYYKKKRRDFCQIHNFTEKAKTFVREKFHFDLPEIHTVRESHDKTVKFLFQLHDQQKVETVLIPFQNKYTICLSSQVGCAMNCSFCFTGEQGFKRHLSTDEIIGQFLQAQLWLSEKRPDDDRILNIVYMGQGEPLHNFDAVRDSAEIFISQHGLSLADHKITISTSGYLPGLERWKAEMPDVNIALSLHSPFTEKRNELIPINRRFPLASVIERVNAIPTGKKRFVTYEYLLIKGFNDSERDARTTGELLKGKKAYVNLIPFNPFPSAKYERPSDEDVLKFKSYLDEYKIPTLIRTTKGDQILAACGQLNTSQAHAL, encoded by the coding sequence TTGGTAAAAACATCTTTTTATCGACATACATTTAGAGAGTTACAAAAACTTTGTGGCTCTCATCAACTCGTGCCGGACACGTCTCGGCACCTTTACAATTGGTATTATAAAAAGAAAAGACGTGATTTTTGTCAGATTCATAATTTTACCGAAAAAGCCAAAACCTTTGTTCGCGAAAAATTCCACTTTGATCTTCCGGAAATCCATACGGTTCGAGAATCGCACGACAAAACCGTAAAGTTTTTATTTCAACTCCACGACCAGCAAAAGGTTGAAACCGTACTCATCCCGTTTCAGAACAAGTATACGATTTGCCTATCCTCGCAGGTGGGTTGCGCGATGAATTGTTCGTTCTGCTTCACCGGCGAACAAGGATTTAAAAGACACCTCTCTACAGACGAAATTATCGGGCAGTTCCTCCAGGCTCAACTCTGGTTGAGTGAAAAACGTCCTGATGACGATCGTATTCTTAACATCGTCTACATGGGACAAGGAGAACCTCTTCATAACTTTGATGCGGTCAGGGACTCTGCAGAGATCTTTATTTCCCAACACGGACTGAGTCTTGCGGATCATAAAATTACGATCTCCACGTCTGGTTATCTTCCCGGCCTCGAGCGCTGGAAAGCAGAGATGCCGGACGTGAATATCGCTCTATCCCTCCACTCTCCGTTTACGGAAAAACGAAATGAGTTGATTCCGATCAACCGCCGCTTTCCTTTGGCGAGTGTCATAGAAAGAGTGAACGCGATACCGACGGGAAAAAAACGCTTCGTCACTTACGAATACCTGCTCATCAAAGGCTTTAATGACAGCGAGAGGGATGCTCGAACGACCGGTGAACTTTTAAAAGGCAAAAAAGCGTACGTTAACCTGATTCCGTTTAACCCCTTCCCCAGCGCGAAATACGAGCGCCCCTCCGATGAGGACGTTTTAAAATTTAAGTCCTATCTGGACGAGTATAAAATTCCAACTTTGATCCGAACGACCAAAGGAGATCAGATCTTGGCCGCCTGCGGGCAACTCAATACGTCTCAAGCCCATGCCCTTTAA
- a CDS encoding multidrug effflux MFS transporter, with product MSEAIPKKSLIILILGSLTALSPFSIDMYLPAFPEIAKDFNTTVASVSLSLSSYFIGLSLGQLFYGPLLDRFGRKKPLCVGLALYIISSLGCLLAQSIEVLICIRFLQAIGGCAAGVATMAMVRDLFSTQESAKVLSLLVLILGVSPLLAPTAGGYISTYFGWHSVFIALAVIAALLLLTVSTLLPESHKADPSVSLKLGPIFKTFGKILREPQFYTYVFSGAVAFSGLFTYLAGSPIIFMDVFGLSAQTYSWIFAFIAAGLIGCSQLNILLLKKYKNEQVLQFGFILQVVAAICLCWLTSMRWIGVVGTVVFLFTILSCLGLTNPNSTALAMAPFGKTAGSASALMGFIQMGIGALASTVVGVLGVRDIFPIVVVMATTSTLALCILLVGRRKISRQIITT from the coding sequence ATGTCTGAGGCGATTCCCAAAAAATCTCTAATCATTCTTATCTTAGGCTCTTTAACTGCGCTAAGCCCTTTTTCCATTGATATGTATCTCCCGGCATTCCCGGAGATCGCGAAAGATTTTAATACGACGGTCGCCAGCGTTTCTCTTTCGTTATCAAGTTACTTCATTGGCCTTTCGTTGGGGCAATTGTTCTACGGGCCCCTTCTCGATCGTTTCGGAAGAAAGAAACCTTTATGTGTCGGACTCGCTCTTTATATTATATCTTCGCTGGGCTGTTTGTTGGCGCAATCGATTGAAGTTCTTATCTGTATACGTTTCTTGCAGGCCATCGGCGGTTGCGCCGCTGGTGTGGCAACAATGGCTATGGTGAGAGATTTATTCTCGACGCAAGAAAGCGCCAAGGTCCTCTCTCTTTTGGTTCTTATTCTCGGAGTATCTCCTTTATTAGCCCCGACAGCAGGTGGCTACATTTCCACTTACTTTGGTTGGCACTCTGTTTTTATCGCTCTGGCCGTCATCGCCGCTCTCCTTCTTCTCACGGTATCAACACTGCTTCCTGAAAGTCATAAGGCGGACCCCTCCGTTTCCTTAAAACTGGGGCCCATATTTAAAACTTTCGGAAAAATCTTAAGGGAACCTCAGTTCTATACCTACGTGTTTTCGGGAGCGGTCGCGTTTTCTGGGCTCTTCACTTATCTCGCGGGTTCGCCGATTATTTTTATGGACGTTTTCGGTCTGAGCGCACAAACCTACAGCTGGATCTTTGCCTTTATCGCCGCTGGGCTTATCGGTTGTAGTCAGCTTAATATTCTTTTATTAAAAAAATACAAAAATGAACAAGTGCTGCAGTTTGGTTTTATCTTACAGGTCGTCGCGGCCATCTGTTTATGCTGGCTGACCTCAATGCGTTGGATTGGTGTTGTGGGAACAGTTGTTTTTCTCTTTACCATTCTTTCGTGTCTCGGCTTAACCAATCCGAACTCCACCGCTCTCGCCATGGCCCCCTTTGGAAAAACAGCCGGGAGTGCATCCGCTCTTATGGGATTTATACAAATGGGTATTGGCGCCCTCGCATCCACGGTTGTAGGGGTTCTCGGTGTTCGAGACATATTTCCTATCGTCGTTGTGATGGCGACCACTTCAACTTTGGCACTTTGCATATTGCTGGTAGGTCGCCGAAAAATTTCGCGCCAAATCATTACCACCTAG
- a CDS encoding ankyrin repeat domain-containing protein has translation MVRLLALFIASLLFLTACKSGDGGGGNPPPLALPDGLFNPDDFNIPLSEEKCASPGPIGPSSSWVEIFIRDIRFGDAACVKRDIQLGKIDVNVPLKEFGQSAPALPIWMALRSSSLFFASSKNGNFAVVKTLVEAGADINVKNSSGETPLHHALQNDEIFIRYPKVAAYLILSGLTDDKSYNANGETAFHVALRRKSAAHIKLFVDKKVDINIPMQNGQKSFLVAINSDVDQSTLEFLLASGIDHQIKDQQGNSALYLAISKKHESLARALIVTHKVNVNELNHLSETPLLQAISSNLSPTIHLLLDNNAMVDLRPSATTALHVAIEKQNASVVDRLIERVQKFNERNQAQQTVMHLLASQGTDQQLTRAIARGFARDEKDVNGDTPLSVAVAKDLLARTQILIDAGANPNSQDNKGQTVLSKARSRAVAEPLVQNKASLNVEDNRGYTAMSNFIALGNAELVNYILESGADFKWAHKASGENYLMEALRNNHLSIAQQFLERQLDPNSLDQNKQNAVFYVKSTEALELLARYNGNFNQLRMDKKSFFAVLIQRYLDSSIMASQDTESLIMKITELGADVNWTTVDGKNALHLLLPQFNTPFDGVYPAGPKKLLSQLLAKGINLGQKEFVTQSTPLHLVNDVDELQLLLQFNPPLKAVNKDKYTAKEEKKYELHLVELDIKGEAEKLQQLRVTLEELKKQNPPKNVAIQDLERQIDQKVRLLRVLEFRASHLKMIIATLDGVGG, from the coding sequence ATGGTTAGATTATTGGCCCTTTTTATCGCCAGTTTGTTGTTTTTAACGGCTTGTAAAAGTGGTGACGGTGGTGGCGGCAACCCGCCCCCTCTAGCCCTTCCCGATGGATTATTTAATCCCGATGATTTTAACATTCCCCTCTCGGAAGAAAAGTGCGCATCGCCGGGACCGATTGGGCCGAGTTCATCTTGGGTAGAAATTTTTATTCGCGACATTCGCTTCGGAGACGCCGCGTGTGTTAAACGTGATATCCAACTTGGTAAAATCGATGTGAATGTTCCTTTAAAAGAATTTGGGCAATCTGCACCAGCCCTTCCCATTTGGATGGCTCTGCGAAGCTCCTCTCTGTTCTTCGCATCTTCAAAAAACGGAAATTTTGCGGTCGTTAAAACTCTTGTTGAGGCGGGCGCCGACATTAATGTTAAAAACTCGTCGGGAGAAACTCCACTTCATCACGCTCTTCAGAATGATGAAATCTTTATTAGATATCCCAAAGTTGCAGCCTATTTAATTCTGAGCGGCCTTACTGATGATAAATCCTATAATGCCAATGGAGAAACCGCGTTTCACGTTGCACTCCGGAGAAAAAGCGCCGCTCACATTAAGCTCTTCGTCGACAAGAAGGTGGATATCAATATCCCCATGCAAAACGGACAAAAGTCTTTCCTTGTCGCCATCAATAGTGATGTCGATCAATCAACGCTAGAATTTTTACTTGCCAGCGGAATTGATCATCAAATCAAAGATCAACAAGGGAACTCGGCACTTTATCTGGCGATCTCTAAAAAGCACGAATCGTTGGCGCGAGCACTGATTGTGACTCATAAAGTAAATGTGAATGAGTTAAACCACCTCTCCGAGACTCCGTTGCTCCAAGCGATCAGTTCCAATTTAAGCCCAACGATCCATTTGCTTTTAGATAATAATGCAATGGTGGACCTTCGCCCATCAGCGACGACCGCCCTTCACGTCGCTATCGAGAAACAAAACGCAAGTGTGGTGGACCGACTGATCGAGCGTGTGCAGAAGTTCAACGAGCGGAACCAGGCTCAGCAAACGGTAATGCACCTTCTCGCCTCTCAAGGAACAGATCAACAACTGACGCGGGCGATTGCGCGCGGATTTGCGAGGGATGAAAAAGACGTGAATGGCGACACTCCCCTATCTGTCGCTGTCGCCAAAGATCTCCTGGCGCGCACCCAGATCCTTATAGATGCGGGCGCCAATCCCAACTCCCAGGACAACAAGGGACAAACTGTTCTTAGCAAAGCCCGTAGCCGTGCTGTCGCCGAACCGCTCGTCCAAAATAAAGCCTCGCTCAACGTCGAAGACAATAGAGGCTACACAGCAATGTCCAACTTTATTGCTCTTGGAAATGCAGAGCTCGTCAATTACATCCTCGAGAGTGGCGCTGATTTTAAATGGGCGCACAAAGCCAGCGGAGAGAACTACCTCATGGAAGCCCTTCGCAACAATCATCTCAGCATTGCTCAGCAGTTCTTAGAGCGGCAACTCGATCCTAATTCCTTGGATCAAAATAAACAGAATGCCGTATTTTACGTAAAATCCACGGAGGCTCTTGAGCTCCTCGCAAGATACAATGGCAATTTCAATCAGTTGCGGATGGATAAAAAATCTTTTTTCGCTGTGCTGATTCAACGCTATTTAGACTCATCGATTATGGCTTCCCAAGACACCGAGAGTCTGATCATGAAGATTACCGAGCTTGGAGCTGACGTGAACTGGACGACAGTTGATGGAAAAAATGCTCTCCATCTCCTTCTCCCCCAATTCAATACTCCTTTCGACGGCGTCTACCCTGCAGGTCCCAAAAAATTATTGAGTCAGTTGTTAGCTAAAGGGATAAATCTTGGGCAAAAAGAGTTTGTTACCCAAAGCACACCCCTACATTTGGTCAACGATGTGGACGAACTTCAACTTCTTCTTCAGTTTAACCCACCGTTGAAGGCTGTAAACAAAGACAAATATACAGCGAAGGAAGAAAAGAAGTACGAACTCCATTTAGTGGAGCTGGACATCAAAGGCGAAGCTGAAAAGCTTCAACAGCTTCGCGTCACTCTGGAAGAACTGAAGAAACAGAATCCACCAAAGAACGTGGCCATTCAAGATCTCGAACGGCAAATTGATCAAAAAGTACGCCTGCTGAGAGTCCTGGAATTTAGGGCTTCTCATCTCAAGATGATCATCGCCACTCTCGACGGAGTTGGTGGATAA
- a CDS encoding MFS transporter: MLSDMPLDFKKLLSARFLFTFAVQMQAVVLGWRIYELLKDPLSLGFIGLAEAVPAIGLALYAGYIVDRSRPLAIYRRVMYVSFLSGAIVLAEHIWEARMSLVTQAGLLYGAAFLTGLARSFAQPSIYASVPRLVERHQLMRATAMTSSAMQIARIAGPACGGLVFGFFGAIVSSSIVCVLLICASMSMLLVKKDIPPPDTRHKHASIRDEFLSGIRFVFNHPILLPALSLDMVSVLFGGVTALLPIFAEEVLFVGPKGLGALRAAPAVGAALMSLYLARHQLKGRSGHWLFSAVTGFGICILIFGLSENFYLSLGVLALSGSFDSISMVIRSSAVQFFSPDHMRGKISAVNSIFIGSSNELGELESGIAAKILGTVPAVYFGGIICLITVAVAACASPRLRMLDLKDLEK; encoded by the coding sequence ATGCTGAGCGACATGCCTCTCGACTTTAAAAAGCTCCTTTCCGCTCGATTTCTATTTACTTTTGCCGTGCAAATGCAAGCCGTAGTTCTCGGTTGGAGAATCTACGAACTACTTAAAGATCCCTTATCCCTTGGATTTATAGGTCTGGCCGAAGCGGTTCCGGCCATCGGCTTAGCGTTGTATGCGGGTTACATTGTGGATCGCTCTCGTCCACTGGCGATCTATCGCAGAGTCATGTACGTGAGTTTTTTATCAGGGGCTATAGTTCTCGCCGAGCATATATGGGAGGCGCGAATGAGTTTGGTGACTCAGGCAGGATTGCTCTACGGAGCTGCGTTTTTAACAGGACTGGCACGGTCGTTTGCGCAGCCCTCGATCTATGCTTCTGTGCCACGATTGGTGGAACGTCATCAGCTCATGCGGGCAACGGCGATGACAAGCTCAGCGATGCAGATTGCGCGAATCGCAGGTCCCGCCTGTGGCGGTTTGGTTTTTGGTTTTTTTGGGGCGATCGTTTCTTCGTCGATCGTTTGTGTGTTACTCATATGCGCCAGTATGTCGATGTTGCTTGTCAAAAAGGACATACCTCCTCCAGATACTCGTCATAAACATGCCTCGATTCGCGATGAGTTTTTATCGGGTATAAGGTTTGTATTTAATCACCCCATTTTATTGCCGGCCCTTTCTTTAGATATGGTCTCCGTATTATTCGGGGGAGTGACGGCGTTACTTCCTATATTTGCCGAAGAAGTCCTATTTGTCGGGCCCAAGGGACTGGGAGCCTTGCGGGCCGCACCGGCAGTGGGTGCGGCGCTCATGAGTCTCTATTTGGCGCGCCATCAACTCAAGGGCAGATCAGGTCACTGGTTGTTTTCTGCCGTTACTGGATTTGGAATCTGTATTTTGATCTTCGGCCTGAGCGAAAACTTTTATTTATCTCTTGGAGTTCTCGCACTGAGCGGTTCGTTCGACAGTATAAGTATGGTGATTCGCTCATCGGCAGTGCAGTTTTTCTCTCCGGATCATATGCGGGGGAAAATTTCTGCAGTGAATTCTATCTTTATAGGATCGTCCAATGAGCTGGGAGAACTCGAGTCGGGAATTGCGGCGAAAATTCTGGGAACCGTTCCCGCCGTTTATTTTGGTGGAATCATTTGCCTGATCACCGTGGCCGTAGCCGCATGCGCCTCGCCGCGACTACGTATGCTCGACCTTAAGGACCTGGAAAAATAA
- a CDS encoding DNA alkylation repair protein — protein MAELLKNYLDRSFVENLSLQIKKNCGPFDTKKFNRTVLDSTWSDLELKQRIRKIAQLLFDFVPGKYEEKINVLKKTIPHVKGLGALLFPDFVEVHGLKNWKTSIEALKFFTPFISSEFAIRPFIAQDPEAMMPLLLKWSSDKNEHVRRLSSEGCRPRLPWSFKLRVFIEDPSPVLKILNNLKDDKSLYVRKSVANNLNDIAKDHPDLVLKVARQWIGKSVGTDWILKHGLRTLLKRGDQKALEIFGLSSVKHVSVPQLYVSEKPFRIGGDFEFSFDLDYKSRETRTLRVEYAIHYLKKNGSTSKKVFKIKELLFSEGKHSIKKKHSLKQMTTRIHYPGQHRIDIIINGQTKASKTFNVK, from the coding sequence ATGGCCGAACTTTTAAAGAATTATTTAGATCGAAGTTTTGTCGAAAATCTCTCGCTCCAGATCAAAAAAAATTGTGGCCCATTTGATACGAAAAAGTTTAATAGAACAGTCCTTGATTCGACCTGGTCAGATCTAGAGCTCAAACAACGTATTCGCAAAATAGCCCAGCTGCTTTTTGACTTTGTTCCAGGGAAATACGAAGAAAAAATTAACGTTTTAAAAAAGACGATCCCCCACGTTAAAGGATTAGGCGCTCTTCTATTTCCTGATTTCGTGGAAGTCCACGGACTTAAAAACTGGAAAACTTCGATTGAGGCTCTCAAGTTTTTCACTCCCTTTATATCTTCGGAATTCGCAATACGTCCCTTTATTGCTCAAGATCCAGAAGCGATGATGCCTCTTCTCCTCAAGTGGTCGTCGGACAAGAACGAACACGTCCGTCGGCTCTCCTCCGAAGGATGCAGGCCTCGACTCCCCTGGTCCTTTAAGCTTCGAGTCTTTATTGAGGATCCGTCTCCGGTTCTTAAAATTTTAAACAATCTTAAAGACGACAAATCGCTATACGTTCGAAAAAGCGTCGCTAATAATCTCAACGACATTGCCAAAGACCACCCCGATCTCGTTTTAAAAGTGGCTCGCCAGTGGATCGGCAAAAGTGTAGGCACGGACTGGATTTTAAAACATGGCTTGCGTACCCTGTTAAAAAGAGGAGACCAAAAAGCTCTAGAAATTTTTGGACTGAGCTCGGTAAAGCACGTTTCGGTTCCCCAACTTTACGTCTCTGAGAAGCCCTTTAGGATAGGGGGCGATTTCGAATTTTCATTTGATCTTGATTATAAAAGTCGCGAAACTCGGACCCTTCGGGTGGAGTACGCCATTCATTACCTTAAAAAAAATGGATCAACATCTAAGAAAGTTTTTAAAATCAAAGAGTTACTCTTTAGTGAGGGCAAACATTCGATAAAAAAGAAACACTCCCTAAAGCAAATGACCACACGAATTCACTACCCGGGTCAGCATCGTATTGATATTATTATCAACGGCCAAACTAAAGCCTCAAAAACCTTCAATGTTAAATAA